Proteins encoded within one genomic window of Micromonospora halotolerans:
- a CDS encoding ribonuclease J, which translates to MTEAHIEGELPPPLPEGGLRIIPLGGLGAIGRNMTVFEYDGKLLIVDCGVLFPDVEQPGVDLILPDFGPILDRLGDVQAIVLTHGHEDHIGAVPYLLAHKPDIPLVGSQFTLALVEAKLAERRIQPYTLTVAEGRRERLGPFECEFFAVNHSIPDALAVAIRTGAGLVLHTGDFKMDQLPLDGRITDLAGFARLGAEGVDLLLSDSTNAEIPGFVTPEREIGPVLDSIFAKARGRIIVASFASHVHRVQQVFDSAVEHGRKVALIGRSMVRNMGIARDLGLLNIPPGLVVGLEEATALPPEQIVLMSTGSQGEPMSALGRMASGDHRHITIAPGDTVVLASSLVPGNETSVYRVINRLARAGATVIHKDVAKVHVSGHAPAGELLYLLNVTRPSNLLPVHGEWRHLRAHARLGIESGVEPDRVVLCEDGDVVDLVDGRASLVGHVKSRYVYVDGLAVGDVSESLLTERRILGDGGFIATTVVVDSVTGKVVGGPTLSAKGFSEDPEAFSPVIPLVTEALNRAAADGITDPHQLQQIVRRTVGRWVNDAYRRRPMIVPTVVEV; encoded by the coding sequence GTGACCGAGGCGCACATCGAGGGTGAGCTGCCCCCGCCGCTGCCGGAGGGCGGCCTGCGGATCATCCCGCTCGGCGGACTCGGCGCCATCGGCCGGAACATGACGGTCTTCGAGTACGACGGCAAGCTGCTGATCGTCGACTGCGGGGTGCTCTTCCCCGACGTCGAGCAGCCGGGCGTGGACTTGATCCTGCCCGACTTCGGTCCGATCCTGGACCGGCTCGGCGACGTGCAGGCGATCGTGCTCACCCACGGCCACGAGGACCACATCGGCGCGGTGCCGTACCTGCTCGCCCACAAGCCGGACATTCCGCTGGTCGGCTCGCAGTTCACCCTGGCCCTGGTCGAGGCGAAGCTGGCCGAGCGGCGGATCCAGCCCTACACGCTCACCGTCGCGGAGGGGCGGCGCGAGCGGCTCGGCCCGTTCGAGTGCGAGTTCTTCGCGGTGAACCACTCGATCCCCGACGCGCTCGCCGTGGCCATCCGCACCGGCGCCGGCCTGGTGCTGCACACCGGCGACTTCAAGATGGACCAGCTCCCGCTGGACGGCCGGATCACCGACCTGGCCGGCTTCGCCCGGCTCGGCGCCGAGGGCGTGGACCTGCTGCTCTCCGACTCCACCAACGCGGAGATCCCCGGCTTCGTCACCCCGGAGCGGGAGATCGGGCCGGTGCTCGACTCGATCTTCGCCAAGGCGCGCGGCCGCATCATCGTGGCCTCGTTCGCCTCCCACGTGCACCGGGTGCAGCAGGTCTTCGACTCGGCCGTCGAGCACGGCCGCAAGGTGGCGCTGATCGGCCGGTCGATGGTGCGCAACATGGGCATCGCCCGCGACCTGGGCCTGCTCAACATCCCGCCGGGCCTGGTGGTCGGGCTGGAGGAGGCCACCGCGCTGCCGCCCGAGCAGATCGTGCTCATGTCCACCGGCTCGCAGGGCGAGCCGATGAGCGCGCTGGGCCGGATGGCCAGCGGCGACCACCGGCACATCACCATCGCGCCCGGCGACACCGTGGTGCTCGCCTCCTCGCTGGTGCCGGGCAACGAGACCTCGGTCTACCGGGTGATCAACCGGCTGGCCCGGGCCGGCGCGACGGTGATCCACAAGGACGTGGCCAAGGTGCACGTCTCCGGTCACGCCCCCGCCGGCGAGCTGCTCTACCTGCTCAACGTCACCCGGCCGAGCAACCTCCTGCCGGTGCACGGCGAGTGGCGGCACCTGCGGGCGCACGCCCGCCTCGGCATCGAGTCCGGCGTCGAGCCGGACCGGGTGGTGCTCTGCGAGGACGGCGACGTGGTGGACCTGGTCGACGGGCGGGCCAGCCTGGTCGGCCACGTGAAGAGCCGATACGTCTACGTCGACGGTCTCGCCGTGGGCGACGTCAGCGAGTCGCTGCTCACCGAGCGCCGGATCCTCGGCGACGGCGGTTTCATCGCCACCACCGTGGTGGTCGACTCGGTCACCGGCAAGGTGGTCGGCGGGCCGACCCTCTCGGCGAAGGGCTTCTCCGAGGACCCGGAGGCGTTCAGCCCGGTGATCCCGCTGGTCACCGAGGCGCTGAACCGGGCCGCCGCGGACGGCATCACCGACCCGCACCAGCTCCAGCAGATCGTCCGGCGCACCGTCGGGCGCTGGGTCAACGACGCGTACCGCCGCCGGCCGATGATCGTGCCGACGGTCGTCGAGGTCTGA
- the dapA gene encoding 4-hydroxy-tetrahydrodipicolinate synthase codes for MTHDLPAVPNRGASRPFGRLITAMVTPFTADGSLDLDGAVRLASHLVDEQGNDALVLNGTTGESPTTTDAEKETLIRAVVEAVGDRARIVAGVGTNDTRHTIELAAQAEKAGAHGLLVVTPYYNKPPQAGLLRHFTAVADASGLPIMVYDIPHRTGTAIATDTLVTMAEHGRIVAVKDAKGDLTATSWVLARSDLAFYSGEDALTLPALAVGSVGVVGTSTHFTGVQTKQLIEAFEAGDMATALTLHRRLLPLFTGIFRSQGVILVKAGLAAKGLPAGPVRPPLVDATGDELAQLRADCAAAGLPLPE; via the coding sequence ATGACGCACGACCTCCCTGCCGTCCCGAACCGGGGCGCGTCGCGCCCGTTCGGGCGACTGATCACGGCCATGGTGACGCCGTTCACCGCCGACGGGTCGCTCGACCTCGACGGCGCCGTACGGCTCGCCAGCCACCTCGTCGACGAGCAGGGCAACGACGCGCTGGTGCTCAACGGCACCACCGGCGAGTCCCCGACCACCACCGACGCGGAGAAGGAGACCCTGATCCGCGCCGTCGTGGAGGCGGTCGGTGACCGGGCCCGGATCGTGGCCGGTGTGGGCACCAACGACACGCGGCACACCATCGAGCTGGCCGCGCAGGCGGAGAAGGCCGGCGCGCACGGCCTGCTGGTGGTGACGCCGTACTACAACAAGCCGCCGCAGGCCGGGCTGCTGCGCCACTTCACCGCGGTCGCCGACGCCAGCGGACTGCCGATCATGGTGTACGACATCCCGCACCGCACCGGCACGGCGATCGCCACGGACACGCTGGTCACGATGGCCGAGCACGGCCGGATCGTGGCGGTCAAGGACGCCAAGGGCGACCTCACCGCCACCTCCTGGGTGCTGGCCCGCAGCGATCTGGCCTTCTACAGCGGCGAGGACGCGCTGACCCTGCCCGCCCTGGCGGTCGGCTCGGTCGGCGTGGTCGGCACCTCCACGCACTTCACCGGGGTGCAGACCAAGCAGCTGATCGAGGCGTTCGAGGCGGGCGACATGGCCACCGCGCTCACCCTGCACCGGCGGCTGCTGCCGCTGTTCACCGGCATCTTCCGGAGCCAGGGCGTGATCCTGGTGAAGGCGGGTCTGGCGGCCAAGGGCCTGCCGGCCGGCCCGGTGCGCCCGCCGCTGGTGGACGCCACCGGCGACGAACTGGCCCAGCTGCGCGCGGACTGCGCCGCGGCGGGCCTTCCCCTACCCGAATGA
- the thyX gene encoding FAD-dependent thymidylate synthase: MVQPQVKLIAWTQFQAPDDVPWSTDAEGGQALAEFAGRACYQSWKKPNPATATNAGYLAHILDVGHLSVLEHGSVSFYFSGVSRSFTHELIRHRHFSYSQLSQRYVPERDAAMVEPAVIAEDPELHKKFVEASEAAVRAYTELLEGLEARFTDEPNPTLRRKQARQAARAVLPNATETRIVVTGNYRAWRHFIKMRATEHADVEIRELAVECLRQLQGVAPNVFADFVISTLPDGTEVAASPHAE, encoded by the coding sequence ATGGTGCAGCCCCAGGTCAAGCTGATCGCGTGGACCCAGTTCCAGGCCCCGGACGACGTGCCGTGGTCGACCGACGCGGAGGGTGGTCAGGCGCTCGCCGAGTTCGCCGGGCGGGCCTGCTACCAGAGCTGGAAGAAGCCGAACCCGGCCACCGCGACCAACGCCGGCTACCTGGCGCACATCCTGGACGTGGGGCACCTGTCCGTGCTGGAGCACGGCTCGGTGAGCTTCTACTTCAGCGGGGTGTCCCGGTCGTTCACCCACGAGCTGATCCGGCACCGGCACTTCTCCTACTCGCAGCTCTCCCAGCGCTACGTCCCGGAGCGGGACGCCGCCATGGTCGAGCCCGCGGTGATCGCCGAGGACCCGGAGCTGCACAAGAAGTTCGTCGAGGCGAGCGAGGCGGCCGTCCGGGCGTACACCGAGCTGCTGGAGGGCCTGGAGGCCCGCTTCACCGACGAGCCCAACCCGACGCTGCGCCGCAAGCAGGCCCGGCAGGCGGCCCGGGCGGTGCTGCCCAACGCCACCGAGACCCGGATCGTGGTCACCGGCAACTACCGGGCGTGGCGGCATTTCATCAAGATGCGCGCCACCGAGCACGCCGACGTGGAGATCCGCGAGCTGGCCGTCGAGTGCCTGCGGCAGCTCCAGGGGGTCGCGCCGAACGTCTTCGCCGACTTCGTGATCTCCACGCTGCCGGACGGCACCGAGGTGGCGGCGTCTCCGCACGCCGAGTGA
- a CDS encoding DUF2752 domain-containing protein has translation MYGERVTSVDRPAAAPDPHPVPPAEHAAGPVAWPAGVGYPPVEPDRFTRLVLRLHARAPRWAVPLAALGCVGLGMGYALLSDPTHSDPDARPTCLLKLTTGLDCPGCGGTRALWYVLHADLPAAARHHFLFVFSLPFLAWLFASWAGNRAFGWRLPELRISPKVIGGFLALWFAFSVARNLPWAPFTSLYV, from the coding sequence GTGTACGGTGAGCGCGTGACGAGCGTTGACCGGCCGGCCGCCGCGCCCGACCCGCACCCGGTCCCGCCCGCGGAGCACGCTGCCGGGCCCGTGGCCTGGCCCGCCGGGGTGGGCTACCCGCCGGTCGAGCCGGACCGGTTCACCCGCCTGGTGCTGCGGCTGCACGCCCGCGCCCCGCGCTGGGCGGTCCCCCTCGCGGCCCTCGGCTGCGTCGGCCTGGGCATGGGCTACGCGCTGCTCAGCGACCCCACCCACAGCGACCCGGACGCGCGCCCGACCTGCCTGCTCAAGCTCACCACGGGGCTGGACTGCCCGGGCTGCGGCGGCACCCGCGCCCTCTGGTACGTGCTGCACGCCGACCTCCCCGCCGCCGCCCGGCACCACTTCCTCTTCGTCTTCTCGCTGCCGTTCCTGGCCTGGCTCTTCGCGAGCTGGGCGGGAAACCGGGCGTTCGGCTGGCGGCTGCCGGAGCTGCGGATCAGCCCCAAGGTGATCGGCGGCTTCCTGGCCCTCTGGTTCGCCTTCTCGGTGGCGCGCAACCTGCCCTGGGCCCCGTTCACCTCGCTCTACGTCTGA
- a CDS encoding winged helix-turn-helix domain-containing protein produces the protein MAVPESLSLAQARRIALAAQGFADPAPAGVPTRRHLRRVLDRVGLIQMDSVNVLQRAHYLPLYSRLGPYPTSLLDTAAYRRPRDLFEYWAHEASLVPVGLHPALRWRMAKAHDEAWGGMRRIAQEQPELVAWVRDEVAARGPLTAAEIEHDAPRETGNWGWNWSTVKRALEFLFWAGEVTAAERTTSFARRYDLPERVLPAAVLDAPTPKDADAHRTLVAIAARSLGVAAEPELRDYFRLPVAGARQAIAELVEAGELTPVTVAGWRQPGYLHAQARLPRWVRGNTLVSPFDPLVWERARTERLFDFTYRIEIYVPAPQRVYGYYVLPFLQGERFTARVDLKADRKAGVLLVPAAWVEPGADPGETAVALAAELYRLAGWLGLDAVAPPAAGDLAAPLAAALVGVAGVR, from the coding sequence ATGGCCGTACCGGAATCGCTCTCGCTCGCCCAGGCCCGCCGGATCGCCCTGGCCGCCCAGGGCTTCGCCGACCCGGCGCCCGCCGGCGTGCCCACCCGCCGGCACCTGCGCCGGGTGCTCGACCGGGTCGGGCTGATTCAGATGGACTCGGTCAACGTCCTGCAACGGGCACACTACCTGCCGCTCTACAGCCGGCTCGGCCCCTACCCGACCAGCCTGCTCGACACGGCCGCCTACCGGCGCCCCCGGGACCTGTTCGAATACTGGGCGCACGAGGCGTCGCTGGTCCCGGTGGGGCTGCACCCGGCGCTGCGCTGGCGGATGGCCAAGGCCCACGACGAGGCGTGGGGCGGGATGCGCCGGATCGCCCAGGAGCAGCCCGAGCTGGTCGCCTGGGTGCGCGACGAGGTGGCCGCCCGGGGCCCGCTCACGGCCGCCGAGATCGAGCACGACGCGCCCCGGGAGACCGGCAACTGGGGGTGGAACTGGTCCACCGTCAAGCGGGCGCTGGAGTTCCTGTTCTGGGCCGGCGAGGTCACCGCGGCCGAGCGCACCACCTCGTTCGCCCGCCGCTACGACCTGCCCGAGCGGGTGCTGCCGGCCGCCGTGCTCGACGCGCCCACCCCGAAGGACGCCGACGCCCACCGCACCCTCGTGGCGATCGCCGCCCGGTCGCTGGGCGTGGCCGCCGAGCCGGAGCTGCGGGACTACTTCCGGCTGCCGGTGGCCGGCGCCCGGCAGGCGATCGCCGAGCTGGTAGAGGCGGGCGAGCTGACCCCGGTCACCGTGGCGGGCTGGCGGCAGCCGGGCTACCTGCACGCGCAGGCGCGGCTGCCCCGCTGGGTGCGCGGCAACACGCTGGTCAGCCCGTTCGACCCGCTGGTCTGGGAGCGGGCGCGCACCGAGCGGCTGTTCGACTTCACCTACCGGATCGAGATCTACGTGCCCGCGCCGCAGCGGGTCTACGGCTACTACGTGCTCCCCTTCCTGCAGGGCGAGCGGTTCACCGCCCGGGTCGACCTCAAGGCCGACCGGAAGGCCGGGGTCCTGCTGGTGCCGGCCGCCTGGGTCGAGCCCGGCGCCGACCCGGGGGAGACCGCCGTGGCGCTCGCCGCGGAGCTCTACCGGCTCGCCGGCTGGCTCGGCCTCGACGCGGTCGCCCCGCCCGCCGCCGGCGACCTGGCCGCCCCACTGGCCGCCGCCCTGGTGGGCGTGGCCGGTGTACGGTGA
- a CDS encoding GNAT family N-acetyltransferase: MRTIRREEPDDAEAIARVHIRGWQAGYAGIMPAEVLDRLNPAAWAQRRRDLGTADPEHPFTTLVAEVDGTIEGFTTFGPYRNNQDRGDLDPAYGEILAIYLDPSRWGGGSAQALLAAARAGLAERGLAEYRLWVLADNARARRFYERAGLSPDGEESTYAVPLHGGRDPVRLLELRYTARLDG; this comes from the coding sequence GTGCGCACCATCCGCCGGGAGGAACCGGACGACGCCGAGGCGATAGCCCGGGTGCACATCCGCGGCTGGCAGGCCGGGTACGCCGGGATCATGCCGGCCGAGGTGCTCGACCGGCTGAACCCGGCCGCCTGGGCGCAGCGCCGCCGGGATCTCGGCACGGCCGACCCGGAGCACCCGTTCACCACGCTGGTCGCCGAGGTCGACGGCACGATCGAGGGGTTCACCACCTTCGGGCCGTACCGGAACAACCAGGACCGCGGCGACCTCGACCCGGCGTACGGGGAGATCCTGGCGATCTACCTGGACCCGTCCCGGTGGGGCGGCGGGAGCGCCCAGGCGCTGCTCGCGGCAGCCCGGGCCGGCCTCGCGGAGCGGGGCCTCGCGGAGTACCGGCTCTGGGTGCTCGCCGACAACGCCCGGGCCCGCCGCTTCTACGAGCGGGCCGGGCTGTCACCGGACGGGGAGGAGTCCACCTACGCGGTGCCGCTGCACGGCGGGCGGGACCCGGTCCGGCTCCTCGAGCTGCGCTACACCGCCCGGCTCGACGGCTGA
- a CDS encoding glycosyltransferase family 87 protein, whose amino-acid sequence MAQGARRTIAQVVAVVALAGAVTAFLSVAAVRHGFFDLKVYYGALTFWVHDGGEIYDFLKGGTQYGFTYPPFAALVMLPMAYLPWWAAITVSVAATVVVSAVVIWWLLDPVARRAGWTRWFALAVALCLAAAYEPMRETVNFGQVNMLLLFLVAVDLLRLLPARSRWAGVGIGLATAIKLTPGIFIVYLLVTGRWRAAFTAIGAAAAATLVAAALFPDASREFWTEALWNTDRVGELAFVSNQSLRGVVARLHPEHPSTVAWLALVLATLVVWGWRSRAAVAAGDEATGLALTGATMCLVSPVTWVHHLVWLLPGLILLVDNGMAAPARSLRRRLLLAGALVGYAFLISRIVWAWEKDFTGVGGFLGSNTYVWISLALLLALPIRRWATPTGGGPVEPGGPAGSAVEPGGVAQLEEPDRVPPAVQRHRVGGLLPVR is encoded by the coding sequence GTGGCGCAGGGTGCCAGGCGGACGATCGCGCAGGTCGTCGCCGTGGTGGCGCTCGCCGGAGCGGTGACCGCCTTCCTGTCCGTGGCCGCCGTGCGGCACGGCTTCTTCGACCTCAAGGTCTACTACGGCGCGCTGACCTTCTGGGTGCACGACGGCGGAGAGATCTACGACTTCCTCAAGGGCGGCACCCAGTACGGCTTCACCTACCCGCCGTTCGCGGCACTGGTCATGCTGCCGATGGCGTACCTGCCCTGGTGGGCGGCGATCACCGTGAGCGTGGCGGCCACCGTGGTGGTCAGCGCCGTGGTGATCTGGTGGCTGCTCGACCCGGTCGCCCGGCGCGCCGGCTGGACCCGCTGGTTCGCCCTGGCGGTGGCGCTCTGCCTGGCCGCCGCGTACGAGCCGATGCGCGAGACGGTCAACTTCGGCCAGGTCAACATGCTGCTGCTGTTCCTCGTGGCGGTGGACCTGCTCCGGCTGCTGCCGGCGCGCAGCCGGTGGGCCGGGGTGGGCATCGGGCTGGCCACCGCGATCAAGCTGACCCCGGGCATCTTCATCGTCTACCTGCTGGTGACCGGCCGCTGGCGGGCCGCGTTCACCGCCATCGGCGCGGCCGCGGCGGCCACCCTGGTCGCCGCCGCGCTCTTCCCGGACGCCTCCCGGGAGTTCTGGACCGAGGCGCTGTGGAACACCGACCGGGTGGGCGAGCTGGCCTTCGTCTCCAACCAGTCGCTGCGCGGGGTGGTGGCCCGGCTCCATCCGGAACACCCGAGCACCGTCGCCTGGCTGGCGCTGGTCCTCGCCACCCTGGTCGTCTGGGGCTGGCGCTCCCGGGCCGCGGTGGCCGCCGGCGACGAGGCCACCGGCCTGGCGCTGACCGGCGCCACCATGTGCCTGGTCAGCCCGGTGACCTGGGTGCACCACCTGGTCTGGCTGCTGCCGGGGCTGATCCTGCTGGTCGACAACGGCATGGCCGCGCCCGCCCGCAGCCTCCGCCGCCGCCTGCTGCTGGCCGGCGCCCTCGTCGGGTACGCCTTCCTCATCAGCCGCATCGTCTGGGCCTGGGAGAAGGACTTCACCGGGGTGGGCGGGTTCCTGGGCAGCAACACGTACGTCTGGATCAGCCTCGCGCTGCTGCTGGCCCTGCCGATCCGGCGCTGGGCCACGCCGACCGGCGGCGGTCCGGTCGAACCGGGCGGGCCGGCCGGGTCAGCCGTCGAGCCGGGCGGTGTAGCGCAGCTCGAGGAGCCGGACCGGGTCCCGCCCGCCGTGCAGCGGCACCGCGTAGGTGGACTCCTCCCCGTCCGGTGA
- a CDS encoding GNAT family N-acetyltransferase codes for MALGYVRPARPEDAGEIARLQLATWRVAYRRILPRHVLDNLDEAYLARRWSAAVQEPPSGAHRVLVAVEQAEQSYLVGFAASGPADAEALAPGEPADALADGVVAVTDLLVEPRWGRRGHGSRLLAAMVDHWREDGFTRAVAWAFDADEATRGFLTSTGWEPDGAGRALDVDDMLVPQVRLHVGVPAEPAAS; via the coding sequence ATGGCTCTCGGGTACGTCCGCCCCGCGCGTCCGGAGGACGCCGGCGAGATCGCACGCCTCCAGCTCGCCACGTGGCGGGTCGCGTACCGCCGGATCCTGCCCCGGCACGTGCTCGACAACCTGGACGAGGCGTATCTCGCCCGGCGGTGGAGCGCCGCGGTGCAGGAGCCGCCCTCGGGCGCGCACCGCGTGCTGGTCGCCGTCGAACAGGCCGAGCAATCGTATCTGGTGGGGTTCGCCGCCTCCGGTCCGGCCGATGCCGAGGCGCTCGCGCCGGGCGAGCCGGCCGACGCGCTCGCCGACGGCGTGGTGGCGGTGACCGACCTGCTGGTCGAGCCGCGCTGGGGCCGGCGCGGGCACGGCAGCCGGCTGCTCGCCGCCATGGTCGACCACTGGCGGGAGGACGGCTTCACCCGGGCGGTGGCCTGGGCGTTCGACGCCGACGAGGCGACCCGCGGGTTCCTCACCTCGACCGGTTGGGAGCCGGACGGCGCGGGCCGCGCGCTGGACGTGGACGACATGCTGGTCCCCCAGGTCCGCCTGCACGTCGGCGTCCCCGCCGAGCCGGCCGCTTCCTGA